The following are encoded in a window of Flavobacterium sp. WC2421 genomic DNA:
- the rfbD gene encoding dTDP-4-dehydrorhamnose reductase, which yields MQKILVTGATGQLGSELKVLSENYWQYEWVFADRTQISLDHLSKLKIQLELIRPNFILNCGAYTAVDKAETEQNLADIVNHQSVKVLAQYANENKVKLIHISTDYVFDGSSAIALTEEALTQPINVYGATKRAGELAAIAVNPDVIIIRTSWVYSRFGNNFVKTMQRLLQERDSISVVNDQVGSPTYAADLAQAMMTIVEAPEWIPGIYNYSNEGEISWYEFVLAIQEIGGYECDVKGIPSSSYPTPAKRPAFSLLDKTKIKRVYNVVVPDYKDSLKKCLEIKV from the coding sequence ATGCAAAAAATTTTAGTAACAGGAGCCACTGGACAGTTGGGCTCAGAGTTGAAAGTGTTGTCAGAAAACTATTGGCAATATGAATGGGTTTTCGCGGATAGAACTCAAATTTCATTGGATCATTTGTCTAAGTTGAAAATTCAATTGGAGTTAATTCGTCCAAATTTCATATTAAATTGCGGCGCTTATACTGCAGTGGATAAAGCAGAAACGGAACAAAATCTAGCAGATATTGTTAATCATCAATCAGTTAAAGTACTTGCGCAATATGCGAATGAGAATAAAGTAAAACTAATTCATATTTCGACGGATTATGTTTTTGATGGGTCTTCTGCTATTGCATTAACAGAAGAAGCTTTAACGCAGCCTATTAATGTATATGGTGCCACCAAAAGAGCTGGGGAATTAGCGGCGATCGCAGTTAATCCGGATGTTATTATTATTAGAACTTCTTGGGTTTACAGTAGGTTTGGGAATAATTTTGTAAAAACCATGCAACGTTTGTTGCAAGAACGAGATAGTATTAGTGTGGTAAATGATCAAGTAGGTTCACCAACTTATGCGGCCGATTTAGCGCAGGCTATGATGACAATTGTTGAAGCTCCTGAATGGATTCCAGGTATTTATAATTACTCAAATGAAGGCGAAATCAGTTGGTACGAATTTGTATTAGCTATTCAAGAAATTGGGGGTTATGAATGTGATGTGAAGGGAATACCATCATCATCTTATCCTACCCCTGCAAAACGTCCTGCCTTTTCTTTATTAGATAAAACAAAAATTAAAAGGGTTTATAATGTTGTAGTTCCTGATTATAAGGATAGTTTGAAGAAATGTTTAGAAATTAAAGTTTAA
- the rfbB gene encoding dTDP-glucose 4,6-dehydratase, translated as MKNILITGGAGFIGSHVVRLFVKKYPQYQIFNLDALTYAGNLENIVDIEKEPNYTFIKGDIVDAPFIDALFAEHQFDGVLHLAAESHVDRSITDPLSFVKTNVIGTMNLLNAAKTIWNGNYVGKRFYHISTDEVYGSLGSEGLFTETTAYDPNSPYSASKASSDHFVRAYGETYGLPYVLTNCSNNYGPFHFPEKLIPLFINNIIQNKPLPVYGDGKYTRDWLFVEDHAVAIDLVFHEGVNHDTYNIGGFNEWQNIDLVKLLCKIMDEKLGRIAGTSEQSISYVKDRPGHDLRYAIDASKINKELGWKPSVTFEQGLERTVNWYLENQTWLNNITSGEYATYYENQYK; from the coding sequence ATGAAAAATATATTAATTACAGGTGGAGCGGGATTTATTGGATCCCACGTAGTACGTCTTTTTGTGAAAAAATACCCGCAATACCAAATATTCAATTTGGATGCCTTGACTTATGCCGGAAATTTGGAGAATATAGTTGATATTGAAAAGGAGCCCAATTATACGTTTATAAAAGGAGATATTGTAGACGCACCATTTATTGATGCTTTATTTGCGGAACATCAATTTGATGGAGTTTTGCATTTGGCTGCCGAATCACATGTAGATCGTTCTATTACCGATCCGTTATCCTTTGTGAAAACAAATGTTATAGGAACAATGAATTTGTTAAATGCTGCCAAAACGATTTGGAATGGTAACTATGTAGGAAAACGTTTTTACCACATTAGTACTGATGAGGTTTATGGTAGTTTAGGTTCCGAAGGGTTGTTTACGGAAACTACTGCTTATGATCCTAACTCTCCTTATTCAGCTTCTAAAGCCAGTTCGGATCATTTTGTTCGTGCTTATGGAGAAACCTATGGTTTGCCCTATGTGTTGACCAATTGTTCGAATAATTATGGGCCTTTTCATTTTCCAGAAAAATTGATTCCTTTGTTTATCAATAATATTATTCAAAACAAGCCTTTGCCGGTCTATGGCGATGGGAAATACACTCGTGATTGGTTGTTTGTAGAAGATCATGCGGTTGCAATTGATTTGGTTTTTCATGAAGGTGTAAATCATGATACGTATAATATAGGTGGATTTAATGAATGGCAAAATATCGATTTGGTGAAATTGCTCTGCAAAATTATGGACGAGAAATTAGGAAGAATTGCTGGAACATCAGAGCAATCGATTTCCTATGTAAAAGACCGTCCGGGTCATGATTTGCGTTACGCGATTGATGCCAGTAAAATCAATAAAGAGTTAGGATGGAAACCTTCAGTAACTTTTGAGCAAGGGTTGGAAAGAACTGTAAATTGGTATTTAGAAAACCAGACTTGGTTGAATAATATTACTTCGGGAGAATATGCAACTTATTATGAAAACCAGTACAAGTAA